Genomic segment of Salvia hispanica cultivar TCC Black 2014 chromosome 2, UniMelb_Shisp_WGS_1.0, whole genome shotgun sequence:
tcaagaaaGGATAATGATTATATACATAATCTATAGTTCAATGCATGTGACCGAACACCGCTATATCAATTCAATTGCGTTTTCCAATATCTATAGATTTGGATGAGTACAAGTGtttaactttatattttaagagAGATAATAGAATATGTAACTAATATAGTTCAATGCATGTGACCGACACTGctatattaattcaattatgtTTTTCTAATATCTATAGATTTGGATGAGTGCAAGTATGCAAGCCTATATTTCTcaagagaaaataatgaatatatacCTAATATAGTTAAAAGCATGTGACCGAACACTAATATACTAAGGACTCGTTTGATATAAAAGATGGGATATGAGTAGATATATAAAACATGATGAGAAATACGGGTTTTatgtcaagatatgcaaagatatgattttttttcgttgttatttgattgaaaagaaattatctaaatttatatagtGCCATATTATAtaacatggcttaacttgaTAAATTGATGGGTTACATAAACATggttaaagttataattttggtaagattggATAGAGCATTTGTCTTATATTGGGCTTTGAGTTAAGGTTAACTATGACAccaaacaattagaaatgtatatatataattctctatcttggtATTTTTGGTATTTGCACGACAAAaatgtagtaataatttatgttGATAATGAAGATTGTTACGTACAACAATCCGTAATCACATATTTGAAAGTTGgttaaaaattatcaatagtaactctaaatagaaaaaataacaacagaTAAAGATAACAAATCGCATGTAAATTGAAAAGACACTTGGAATCATTTTTAGTGCATGAGTGTATACGATGAAACtgattgaaacaaaattttctaaatcttAAGTCGCAAACAAAAGGTACAATCTCCATATACCAAAACGAACATATTATTATGTGGTTTGTCCAATTcattataattacaaaaatattaattatttttttaattataattaatcgGACATTATATTTCAAGATTTCATAAATTCTACTATAAGATTCTTacagtatttttttcaattggaTCTTTGGGAAAGAATAAGTTGGTAGGTGAAAATATTTGCGAAAAATGGACCACTAAATAAACTTTGCTTTGTTTGATGGTTTTACTGGAGAAGGGGAATGTTTGTATAGCAAACATGGGGCTAATGTCCATCACCAAAATCAATATCAATGTTTTAAAGcaaaagaaagtaaatattttagataaagGGAATTAAACAAAGGTGACACATTGGCGGACGAAGCTTCGTCCAgcaatttaatattgatagaTTAATTAAGTGGCATCTTTagttaatactccatatggGTTTCATTACTCGAAACGCGTCGACCTGCTTTCTATACACACACTTTTTCGCTTTATCTAATTATCACCCTATTTTATTGGTTTCCACTAAGCCctagattaattaataagtgAGTGCTCAATCTTTATcgtgtttctctctctctccccggAAAcccgaaattaaatttatagtactacataatcatgaaaaatgtttttcagaaaaaataaaaaataagggTTTGGAATATGGATGTTAGATTTTGATTAGATTTGTATCCAATCGGTAATCCACTCAGCTTTTTGAATAAACTCTCTCAACTTATCCTTCAAAAGAATAGTGTTTCATATATACGTAGATCTGGTAGATGAGTAACATGACACGTGGACGGTACTTGGACGTCAACCAGAAAATAAGACTGTTTTTGGAATGATTTTCCTAAAATTTTGGAATCTGATGTTGATGCTTTATAAAGTCAATAAGAGTAGCCGAGTAGGGTGGAGattcatatataaaaagtgcagtgaattattgaattttgtaaGGATAATATATTGCGTAGGAGAATAAGTGAAGAGAAATATTACAGTTATGAATACTGGTAGAGTGGTAGTTTAGCCCTACACTAGGTAAACATGGACtagggaattttttttcttctacattAGAGATTAATGGTGTAATACACGAGGAACAGGATAATTAGGGGATGAACTTACTACGTTTAGAAAGATTTGGCAATGCCACACTTCAAATTAGGTTGCAAGAGAAAATAGAGTAACTATACTAAATCAAGTGGCAAcaactacaataaaataaactaggCAAAAATAAAGGAGATATAAGCTTCTAAAACCTAACAACAGagataaataacaaaaaaatcaacactAGGCGATAGAAACACTAAACAAATCAACACTTGTaaacaatattttctctcctttcttcttcttcaatattTTCGAAACTCGCAAGAGTTTACAACTTAAAAACTGACTTCGGAAGTTTGGGAAGAAAATTTAAGAACAATAACAATAGGGCTAACAAGAAAGAGCAGGctaagaaaattcaaaatatttttggttcCCTTTATTCCCTATAGATTTCGAACTAAACACTAGAGCGTGTTTAGTTACCCAGATAGGAAGGTGAGATATAAAACTAAGTTAGCTAGAATTGAGGGAGAAGGGCCCACTTAATTAAAACCACTTTCATGCGTTTGGTGTTTAATAAATgagtgaattaaataaatggtACCTAATCTTTCgttttcgcacataaatggtacttgatctttattttatatcgtttttgatatcctataacaaaaataaccctaggtatcaaacatgtgattttttttaatggaggatatttttggaaatttcaattaaatagtaccaaatatgtgattattttttcttcttttcttatttctctttttcttctttagtttcttctatctttcttttttcttcattttctttttttagtattttatctgcctttcttttctctttttttctccttagtttttcttttctcttctttttcttctttctttttagtattttatacaacatctaattgcattcataatataaataaaaaacaaaatacctaattaaattaattatttaaaataattaaatcaattgaatattttttattaaattattttatactcattttaaggtttaaacacctaactaaaaatattcaactttttatatcattataaatacaattcacaatataaatttttattaaggctatattgattagttactaatttaatgtaaaataataataataataataataataaaaataataataataataataataataataagagggaacatcttttttggtccacaaactttgccaaagtatcattttaggtccgtgaactttaaaaatatcatttgaggtccatcaactatgggttaatatcatttgaagtacttttttactatttccatgtttttctggacgaaaatacccttaataccttaaagggtatatattcctaataaacttatcatatacccatattttttataaatatctttacaatatatttttgatgaattttctaaatataatttgaccttcaatattatcacttaattttgtgacatgcaagtaaaattgcttcttcaattttttatattaaagaattttaaaattgaataaagaactttcttaataataaaaaattgaataaggatattttcttgcatgtcacaaaattaagtgataatattgacggttgaataaagaactttctttaataataaaaaattgaataaggatattttcttgcatgtcacaaaattaagtgataatattgaaagttgaataaagaatttttctttaataataaaaaattgaataaggatattttcttgcatgtcacaaaattaagtgataatattgaaggttgaataaaaaacttttctttaataataaaaaattgaataaggatattttcttgcatgtcacaaaattaagtgataatattgtaggtcaaattatatttagaaaattcatcaaaaatatatagtaaagatatttataaaaaaatatgagtatatgataagtttattaaaaatatatacccttaaagatattgagggtattttcgtccagaaaaatttgaaaatagtaaaaaagtacttcaaatgatattaacccatagttgatggacctcaaatgatattttcaaagttcacggacctaaaatgatactttggcaaagttcgtggaccaaaaaagatgttccctctaataataataatactaataataattattattgttataattattattacataatattatgtggttcataatttatataattatactacaattatttattaattactatcaatttttagtattataataatattattattataataattaattataattataattatatttaagtatatttgaatgatattaaaatgaattaattattaattttgaacatcaaaataataatattaatattgattaataataatggtataaagagtgaggagaataagagaatatattataatatcacttttggtactaattttatgtatgcCCAAAATACCCTCTGTGACATGaatgggaaaatatatttgcttAAAggatattttgggaagaaaattgcatcaggtaccaaaaacgatataaaataaagatcagataccattttcgtgcgaaagtgaaataTCAAATACTTAGTTCACTCTTAATAAATAGATGCAGCTTTGtcaatgacaaaataattaattgaatactATATTGATCAACAATCATGTTCTGCCAAGTTTTAGGCGCGACTTCGAAAAATTTGAGCGGCGTAGATCTCTCAATAAATAAGCTTCATTCTCAATTGGAGAACTCACGTTTGGAGGAGAGTGCAGAATTGTTCCAGCAACTCAAATGCAATCATCTTCTCTGTTGTTGTAAAACTGTATTTTCGATTGCTGTAATGGGGCTAGATACCAGAGACCCCTTGGATCTTACACTGCATAAAGCGTAGTACATAATGGGTTGGGAGAATGCAATTTAATTGCCATTTATTATCTTCAATTGGTTGGGCAAAATTTGGGGAGCTTGAAGCAACACACGATTTGTCTTAATTGTATATGATATTGATGCATCTGTGGCATAAAAATACTGCTTTATTTGCTCCTTGTAGATGGTATGTAAAATGGAAAACGCCCAATGATGCAGAGTAGTATTGGTACCTTCTCACAGGAAGATACGGTTTGAATGAATTGTATATGATATTGATGCATTTGTGGCATCAAATTACTATTCTAATTGGCCCTTGTAGGTGGTATGTCAAATGGAAACCGCCCAATGATGCAGAGTGGTACTGGTATCTTCTCACAGGAAGGTTCGATTTGAATGAATTGTAGTTTATATTGATGCATTTGTGGCATCAAATTAATGCTTTAATTGGTCCTTGTAGGTGGTATGTCAAATGGAAAACGTCCAATGATGCAGAGTGGTACTGGTATCTTCTCACAGGAAGGTTCGTTTTGGTTGCTactgtatttttcttttgttatgtTTATGCATAGACGTCGTTGTAAGTGTATGCATTTGATGTTATATGCTGACATTTTCCACGAAATAGGTGTGGCTGGTTCGGTAAGGCAAAAGTTTCGTAAGGGGGACCGTTCACGCCGCATTTGGATCTTTCGTGAAGAGGAGATCTTAGCAGCCACTTTGCTGGATCTAGTTGCTCACGGATGGAAATCCGACAATGGATTTCGTACAGGATACCTGACCAAGATCAAGAGTCTTCATGCGGAATTTTCAAATTGCAACATCAGGGGGACTCCACACATCACTTCCAAAGTAGAAGTTTGGAAATGATAGAAGAGTAAAACAAACTAACCAAAAATGGAAGCTCGAAAagtatcaacacaacaaaTCAAGGAACACAATAAATGAATACTACAAAATTAACTTAGAACAATAACCACATCAAATAATCTTCTAAAACATGCCCAACACCATTAACTATAGATTTTTGTAAAAGTACTGGAGTACAATACCTAAGGATTTAAAGCTAGATGCCACAACTAATTCTACCCATGGTTAATTAACTCCAAGCTGATAAGAacgaaagagagaaaatactagtactactgtAGATTGTGAATATTGAGTCATGGCAATTCCAAGGAgtatggagggagtactattttgttacaagttcaatttaattttttccctttttttattGACCTTGATGGCTGCCACCTTTCCAACACTTGGTTTGCACCCACAGAATATGGTCaatctatttataaaaatccATTTAAACTtgaattgatttgaattttggtgcCAAGTAAAAGAAAACGCCTAGAGCTATGTTTTGTTAAAAGTGTGAACTAAACCATGGGCCTTTTATCTGATACAGTAAATCAGGCCTCACAAATCTCGTACCAGGAAAGGCcatatattattctatttcattCCTGATTCTAAAATGaccttcaaaaatcaaaacacttAAAGGCTTCAAAAGATCTTAACCTCAAAATCATTCATAAAGATAAATCCTTTTCTAATCTACTTCAGCTTTCACTTCTCCCATCAAAGTCAATCCCCTCTTTACACATTATATGCTTAGTTAATTAAACTTTACAATTACTTAAACAATCAcatgaaaaattgagagatgCAAGAGCCAGTAGCTTgtttattactactagtacaACTTAaactttgtaatttataaatattttattatttaaataaatgtcatgaaatattcttatgtttacttcttatagttttatggagtatttaatatttgaactctacattttaatatcatcaatttattattatattcgaGTGTTCTTCTTCATCGTataatcattttcaattaGAACATGCTTACTTGGTACCAGAAgttatcaaaatttttttaaaaaaaatcgacgTTTTTGAACCAGTCAATTATCAATTCAAAATTGGTGGCGagttacaaattttgaaactgTGGACCATATTTAGTTACTACTGTACTAATTCGattagtatttcattttggcAATTACCACTCAACCTCCGTTCCACGTTCCACGagacatttttcattttcaattagaagagtcttatctataatattctttttcttactttactttttttcctttaactatttataattattttttaaaattgagtacgcaaaatgaaatgtctctcCTACTATCGAACGGAAGGATTAGTATGTTTTAGTAGAAGACATTGGtgattactacctccgtccctgaaaatttgatacagtttactattttggtccgtccctaaaaatttgatctgatacacttcacttttaccatttttggtagtgaatcacatattccactaactcattcctactcacattttattataaaactaatactttaaaagtaggactcacatcccaccaacttttttaactcactttctattacatttcttaaaactcgtgtcgggtcaaagtgtagcaaattttgagggacggatgtagtattaaaaataataatgaaaatggcGGCGAAAAATGTAACCTTGAGTTGAAGTAGGAGTAAACAGTAAAGTGAAGGTACTAAAATTGGAAATCAGAAAGCGAGGTAGAATTCATTCTCTGATAATGTCGATTTCACTCCACTCCAATGCTAAGATTTTGTGCACTAGATTCTACCATCAATTTAACCAAAACCACCTATTCCAACTCCCCGATCACCTCCATTTCCCTCCCAATTACCGATTCTCTGCCCTCGTTGATCACAAAAGGTCCTCCACCTCGATTGTTTACTGCAACAAAGATGGAGATGGGGGCGACGCCTTTACGTGCGTGATGAAGTTCGGCGGCTCTTCGGTAGCGCTGGCGGAGAGGATGAGAGAGGTGGCTAATCTCATCCAATGTTTTCCCGAGGAGAATCCAATAATCGTGCTTTCCGCCATGGGAAAGACCACCAACAATCTAATTTGCGTAGGTTAAGTTAAAAGTAGCTTTACTGGATTCCAGTTTTTCTGTGCATTTTGAGTCACGGAGTTGAATTATAGGCAGGAGAGAAGGCTGTCAGCTGCGGATTCACCAACGTGTCGGAGATCGAGGAGTTGAGCCTTATCAAAGACGTGCATCTTaggttatttctatttttgaaagcTCTATGCAACATACAAGGAATAACTGTACTGTACTATACACTTGTTTTCTTAGAGTTTCTTCTATACATTGTGCaatacaaaatacaaatatctAGCCAATTACTTATAAATACCTTTAGGTTGTGTTTTTCAGAACAGTGAACGAGCTGGGGATTGGTGTGTCTGTGATTACTGGTAAGGTTTCTTTGTGGCTGTTgcatttattctcttcaaaaTAGTCTGAGAATTGAAAGAGCATTTTTTGTCCTTTTACACCTAATTTATAGAGCATTAGTTTCTCAATGGATGAAAGAATCTTAATTTTAGATATAGTGAGCAGTGATCAAGAAAATGTATTCTTTTTGTGGGTTTTACCTAAGTTCTGCTGATTTAAGTTATGTAATTGCTGACAGCCATATATTTCGCACTGGTTGGACGTTCCTTTATTTAAGGTCTGTTCTAGATCTCAAGAAGGTGTTATTTCTGCTTGAAAGACATTCCATTGTGCAGGTCATACACAAAGGAATTTTAGTAGTATACGTTTATCTCTATATAGAAATTGTAAATGTATTATGTATGAGAATCATAGTATTTTGTAATAGCGGATGAATTTCTTGGCTATAAAAAAACCATGCATCCAGTTACTGTTTAGTATGCTATAGTTGTATGCCCTTGGCTACTGCCTTATGATATAGATACACTTGGAACAACGATGCTATCTCCGTCGGATATTGGCATaaagttttgttttggtttctTCTCAGAACAACTGGATGAATTGGAGTTGCTTTTGAATGGGATAGCTAGACTGAAGGAGCTGACACCACGGACTCGAGACAAACTAGTTTCATTTGGGGAGTGTATGTCTACGAGGGTTTTTGCTGCCTATCTTAATAGCATTGGCGTAAAAGCACAACAAGTATGTTTGCTGCTCTTTCTTTCATGTTGAAGATTATGCTTAACTGACTCAAACCCCAGAACTTCTGGAAATTCAATATCTGCATGGTGTGAGTGAACATTGTTTTTTGGTTCCATAGGACACGCcatgccttttttttttgttccaaACAACACCGAAAAGTTTCTTGTGCAACCTAATGTGTAGCATGGCATCATATGGGCCCAAAACGTCATTTTTCTACCAGTATGACTTGAGTCGCCATcacataatttgaaaaaaagtactactagttAATAATATACACGTTCATACTTGTGGAAAACATTGAAACAACTGAATTCCACTCAGAATGAATGAGAGGTTTCATTGCTCTAAGTAAGGCTACTGTTAGTTATATGGCACCTCCAGCCTCCCCAACATTTGGAGAAAGTTGGCACTTCCTTCTTAGGTTCTTGTTTGATGATTGACAAGGAGAAATTTGGCCTATGGGAAGTGtagaatataattaattggtGAAACTAATTAACAGTTGGCAGTTGTGATGTGATATTGAAATTGTGTGATCTTGCATTGTTCTAGAAATAGATAAGTAAATTCTCTTATATAATCCAGATAAGGCTTCAGCTGTTGTGGCTTTAACTTCATTCTCTGAGACACATGGTTGAACATTTTTGTGGCTGCTGCTCATCTGTTTCAAATTGTTTCCCGTTTATATTGTGAAAATGGATTATCTAACATATCATTTGGTGCATTACACTCATTATCACTATCCTCTGCCCTTATGGTGGTCTGTGAATACTGCAGTATGATGCATTCGACATTGGATTTGTCACAACGGATGATTTCACAAATGCAGACATTTTGGATGCAACCTATCCTGCTGTTGCCGCTAAATTACATGCTGACTGGATTAGCAATAAAGCAATTCCTGTAGTTACTGGCTTTCTCGGAAAGGTTTTTACTCAAATCTGCTGACCCTGAGGAAGTTGTTTAAGCATCAACTggtagtatttatttactgATTATAGCCTTTGAAAATTACAAAGGAGTTTCCATATGCAGGGATGCAAGTCTGGTGAGATAACTGCTCTAGGTAGAGGTGGTAGTGACTTGACAGCTACTGTAATTGGCAAAGCTTTGGGTTTACGAGAAATTCAGGTGAAATCATGAAGAATATTTTATGGTGACTCCATATATTGTTTGATtcatagaaaaataatcattcggttttgcttcaatttccCACAGGTCTGGAAGGATGTCAATGGTGTTCTTACCTGTGATCCCAGTATTCATCCGTGTGCAAAACCTGTTCCTTATTTGACGTTTGAAGAGGCTGCAGAGCTTGCTTATTTTGGAGCTCAGGTTATTTTTCTGCATTCTTAATTATAGGTGGAAGACATGTATATTGAACATAGCAAATTTTGTACAGGTGTTGCACCCACAAGCAATGAGACCAGCTATGGAGAGCAACATTCCAGTTAGAGTTAAGAACTCTTACAACCCTAAAGCCCCAGGCACTCTCATCAGTAAAGATAGAGACATGACCAAGGTTTCTATTCtgcaaatactactactactactactttggATGGAAGAGCTCAAAGCATTGACCTTTCTATGTGAAATAACTGACAGGCTCTACTCACTAGCATAGTCCTAAAGCAGAATGTTACGATGCTGGATATTGTTAGTACTCGAATGTTGGGTCAGTTTGGCTTCCTGGCAAAGGTGTCAATCTTTATTATGGATCATGTCAGTTATTCTTCCACTTTGAACCTATCAACATGAGAAACTCAAAATGCGTTTGATATCTATTCATTTCAGGTATTTGCAATATTCGAAGATTTGGACATATCTGTGGATGTTGTAGCAACTAGTGAAGTCAGTATCTCGGTTACACTTGATCCATCAAAAATTTGGAGCAGAGAGCTAATTAAGCAGGCAAGTTAAGTATCCTATCTTCAAATGCAGATTTAATTTGCAAGAATGATAAGAAAAATTGAGTTGTTGGGCTGGGCATTATCAGGAACTTGACCGCGTGGTTGAAGAGCTTGGAAAAATTGCTGTTGTAAAACTTCTGCCGCAGAGATCAATTATCTCCCTCATTGGCAACATCCAATATTCTTCTTTGATATTGGAAAAGGTAGTTTCTCAGATATAGAGTAGAGAATCAACTGCCATTGCTGCTTGTGTTGAGAAGTTGATCTGATTTCATATTCGGCAGGCGTTCAGTGTCTTCAGGAGACATAACGTGAACGTGCAGATGATCTCACAAGGAGCTTCCAAGGTTGTGATATATCAACACTGGTTAAAAAAACCgttgttgttttgtgttttctgACGAGCGGTTTTGACACAGGTGAACATGTCCCTGATAGTAAATGACAGTGAAGCAGAAGAGTGTGTCAAGGCCCTTCACTATTCCTTCTTCGAGAGCGGCGAAGTGGCACTCACCAACGCTTAGGCTGACTCTAACTGGGGCCCTTTAACCAACTTATTACTACTATAGTTGTTATTGTGAGTATACTTGATATGCTTTCACAATCGCTGCCTTAGATCCATCATTTTAGTGACTCTTACTCAGATTGTAACTCGGTTGTTTTTATTCTGTAATTcgtaaattagtttttttttttttttgttgccaGCTATAAATCATAACTCAACTAAGCTCTGCTAATATGAAAACTAGCTACTTTTTTCAAGTTTTAGATCACTTTTTTTGGATGggattataataaaattaaacttgaaaatgtgaaaatattagtgtttcaatcaacaaaaatgctaggattacataaaaaaagaaattgaatatAACGAGAATATCTAATTTTGGTTGGGAGTGAAACAGAGCAAAACAAAAATGGTGGAGAGATTTTTCTTGAGAGGCAACACGAAATTTGAGTTTGGGGATGAGAGCGAAGCTATCAGCATTCTCTCTGGGCCGCCTTGCTCGTAATCTTCTTCACCACCATTTCCTTATTCTCTCCGTTTCACCCCTAATTCAattgctctctctctcattttgtGCAGCGGCAAAACCTCATTGCTTTTCCAGTTCGCATTCAACTCCGCAGCAGAGGGAAATGCCGTAGTGATCTTGTGCCACCGCCGCACCCTGGAAACCAccccaccttttctctctcagGTTTCCCCAATCTTCcactcttttctctttttttcctcATCAAACCCCAGTTGCTATATTTCCTATCATTCCAGGATGTTGATCCATCTTCCGAGATTTTCCGCAGAATTGAAATCAAGTGAGTCCAATTCGCGCCTCTCTTCATCTTTGACTAGTGATAACTTGTACAATTTGCACTTGTTTATTGAAAGGTATGTGGAAGATGATGAAGGGATCAAGCGCTACTTTGCTGCTTTTCATTTGCATCCTACATTTCCGACCTCAGTTATTGTAGACAATTTCGGGCATTTCTTCGTTGAGAGGTTACAGGATTCCTTCATAATTTTGCATTTCTTACGCACTACtataaatagatcattttCTCAATGCTCGTGATTTGTCAAAAGGAATTGCCAAGAGAAATACAACAACCCTAGAGGAAGAGAGCTGGCAATGATCCGAGTGCTAGCACTCTGTCGAAATGCAATCAGCCATGCCAAGTGTGCAATTTTTCATATGTTCATTCCTATTCAATCTTgttataattagttatattgAAGCACGACATTGTTACCGTGGCAGTAAGAGCAGTCGTTGTGAGATTGTGTTGTCGGACACTCACAAAGGTGACACCCCGAGGCTGCTCTACATTTACAAGAGATGGGTGTCTTGCATCTACACTATCAAAGGTAAATTCCATTTCAGGTTGGATTTTTCATCGCATATGGTTAGTTTGGTGTTTGGTGTTATAGTAATAGGCCTCTTTGTTTTGTGTTGAAGAAGGGGTTGGGGCGGGGTCATTTGTTATGAAGAAAAGCTATTCAACTACGCCGAATGCAAAGCCAACATCTTCAGCTAAGTACTCGATATCGCTCCAATATTTGGTTCTAGAGGGACTCGTTCAGGAGACTGATCATCACACTAGAACAATTTCCTAAGTTGCATCATAATACATGAATTTAACTCATGGAATTTTAGTTGATATGGCATTATGTTTACAATCTTGTAAGTTAATGCATCAGTGTccccaaatatgaaaatatatggGGTTAACTTCAGGATCCACCAGTATCTATGATAGGGATGCATTTGCTTGAAGCTGATGaaatactttaaatttatcttcttttatatgtatataagcTACTGCTTCTCTGTAATTACTTGATTCTAAACTCTTGGTGATGGGCTGGCTTACACTTTACACAAGGTGCCATTTCAAAATCATAAGAATGATATCTTCTTCTTAATACTAATAATGctatgtgtttttatttgagAAATTGAGTGAGACAAACTTTGTATAGTCCTAAATCCAGTTGGATCAGGACGATAAGATTCCAAAGGGGGGCCTGTCCTTGTTTAACACCGCTTACCTTTGATTACTGCTACTTTGTAGTATTCGCAAATGGCTTATACTAtcaataatattgtttttgcCCAGTGTTATGCGAGGTCTATTTGCATAAGCAATTGTTTTCATAAGTGAATAGGGCGATCAAAATTTGtcattcattaatttatcaatcaTTGGAGTAAATtgtttatcaatttctttgaaatgataattttaatattctctGTTTGGTAagaaaaatggagtagtatctacttttaaaatttctttccCGGTAGATGATGAATTcagtaaaaactaaaaaggcTGGTCAAAATGTCAAATCTATGCAGTGCCAGGAGGCCAACATATTAACCAACACCACTACTACCACCCATCATATCAGTTTTTCCTTTAAATCTTCCCGAATCATTGTG
This window contains:
- the LOC125207382 gene encoding aspartokinase 1, chloroplastic-like isoform X2, encoding MSISLHSNAKILCTRFYHQFNQNHLFQLPDHLHFPPNYRFSALVDHKRSSTSIVYCNKDGDGGDAFTCVMKFGGSSVALAERMREVANLIQCFPEENPIIVLSAMGKTTNNLICAGEKAVSCGFTNVSEIEELSLIKDVHLRTVNELGIGVSVITEQLDELELLLNGIARLKELTPRTRDKLVSFGECMSTRVFAAYLNSIGVKAQQYDAFDIGFVTTDDFTNADILDATYPAVAAKLHADWISNKAIPVVTGFLGKGCKSGEITALGRGGSDLTATVIGKALGLREIQVWKDVNGVLTCDPSIHPCAKPVPYLTFEEAAELAYFGAQVLHPQAMRPAMESNIPVRVKNSYNPKAPGTLISKDRDMTKALLTSIVLKQNVTMLDIVSTRMLGQFGFLAKVFAIFEDLDISVDVVATSEVSISVTLDPSKIWSRELIKQELDRVVEELGKIAVVKLLPQRSIISLIGNIQYSSLILEKAFSVFRRHNVNVQMISQGASKVNMSLIVNDSEAEECVKALHYSFFESGEVALTNA
- the LOC125207382 gene encoding aspartokinase 1, chloroplastic-like isoform X1, giving the protein MSISLHSNAKILCTRFYHQFNQNHLFQLPDHLHFPPNYRFSALVDHKRSSTSIVYCNKDGDGGDAFTCVMKFGGSSVALAERMREVANLIQCFPEENPIIVLSAMGKTTNNLICAGEKAVSCGFTNVSEIEELSLIKDVHLRLFLFLKALCNIQGITVVFFRTVNELGIGVSVITEQLDELELLLNGIARLKELTPRTRDKLVSFGECMSTRVFAAYLNSIGVKAQQYDAFDIGFVTTDDFTNADILDATYPAVAAKLHADWISNKAIPVVTGFLGKGCKSGEITALGRGGSDLTATVIGKALGLREIQVWKDVNGVLTCDPSIHPCAKPVPYLTFEEAAELAYFGAQVLHPQAMRPAMESNIPVRVKNSYNPKAPGTLISKDRDMTKALLTSIVLKQNVTMLDIVSTRMLGQFGFLAKVFAIFEDLDISVDVVATSEVSISVTLDPSKIWSRELIKQELDRVVEELGKIAVVKLLPQRSIISLIGNIQYSSLILEKAFSVFRRHNVNVQMISQGASKVNMSLIVNDSEAEECVKALHYSFFESGEVALTNA
- the LOC125207383 gene encoding uncharacterized protein LOC125207383 isoform X1, with protein sequence MVERFFLRGNTKFEFGDESEAISILSGPPCSGKTSLLFQFAFNSAAEGNAVVILCHRRTLETTPPFLSQDVDPSSEIFRRIEIKYVEDDEGIKRYFAAFHLHPTFPTSVIVDNFGHFFVERNCQEKYNNPRGRELAMIRVLALCRNAISHANKSSRCEIVLSDTHKGDTPRLLYIYKRWVSCIYTIKEGVGAGSFVMKKSYSTTPNAKPTSSAKYSISLQYLVLEGLVQETDHHTRTIS
- the LOC125207383 gene encoding uncharacterized protein LOC125207383 isoform X2; translated protein: MVERFFLRGNTKFEFGDESEAISILSGPPCSGKTSLLFQFAFNSAAEGNAVVILCHRRTLETTPPFLSQDVDPSSEIFRRIEIKYVEDDEGIKRYFAAFHLHPTFPTSVIVDNFGHFFVERNCQEKYNNPRGRELAMIRVLALCRNAISHANKSSRCEIVLSDTHKGDTPRLLYIYKRWVSCIYTIKGVGAGSFVMKKSYSTTPNAKPTSSAKYSISLQYLVLEGLVQETDHHTRTIS